In Hirschia baltica ATCC 49814, the genomic stretch TCGCACGTGTTTTTCCGTGGAACGTCATGATCATGAGGCGCCATGAATAGAAACTTGTTAGGAGTGCTGCAACTATACCTGCCCAGAAAGCAAATTGTGCATACATACCGCCCGATAGGAATGCTTCTTCCAAGATAGCATCTTTAGAGAAGAACCCAGCAAAACCAATGTGTGTTCCCGGAATACCAACCCCAGTAATTGCCAATGTTCCAATCAACATCATCAACCAAGCAATTGGCATTTTGGCGCGCAGACCACCCATTTTGCGCATATCTTGTTCATCAGCCAATCCATGAATGACGGCACCAGCAGTCAAGAACAACATGGCTTTAAAGAATGCGTGTGTGAAAAGGTGGAACATTGCAGCATCATAAGCGCCCACACCTGCCGCAAAGAACATGTACCCAAGCTGAGAACAGGTTGAATACGCAATAACGCGTTTGATATCATTCTGCATAAGCGCAACGGTCGCTGCAAAAATTGCAGTGGCTGCACCAATGAAAGTAATCATTGCCGACGCATATGTTGTGAATTCATATATCGGAGAACAAAGGACAACTAGAACAACACCAGCCGTCACCATTGTTGCAGCGTGGATCAAAGCGGAAACAGGTGTCGGCCCTTCCATCGCATCAGGCAACCAAACGTGAAGAAGCAGCTGAGCTGATTTACCCATTGCCCCAATAAAGAGAAGCACACCAATAATTTCCATCGCAGGAGCAGTTACGCCTAGAACAGAGATAACCACATCTTGAGCGTGACCTGCTTCACCAAATGCAAATGGAGTAACTGTTGCGTTTGTTTTTATGGCTTCAAAAACAGGTGCGAATTCAACGGTTCCAAACACCAAGAATACAGTCATAATCCCCAAAGCGAACCCAACATCACCAACACGGTTTGTAACAAAAGCTTTTATTGACGCAGCATTTGCTGAAGGCTTGTGATACCAAAACCCGATCAAAAGATATGAAGCCAGTCCCACACCTTCCCAACCAAAGAATAGTTGGAGAAAATTGTCGGCTGTAATCAACATCAGCATCATGAAGGTGAACAATGATAGATATGTGAAGAAACGAGCGCGGCCCATATCGTGGGACATATATCCCCATGAATATATGTGAACCAGCGAGGATACGCTTGTTACAACAAACATCATCACAATCGACATTGTGTCGATACGAATAGCCCAATTAGCCTGCATCGCACCCACATCAATCCAACGTGCAATCAACACTGATTGAGTATCAGCAACACCTGAACTCGCAGCAAAAAACTGCGCGAAGAACAATGATGCCGCACATAGTGCAGCCATCACAACTAAGCCAGTTGTGACTATCATCGCTAATTTATCGAGTTTTGCTCGATTTGCAGGAATAGATGCGTGACCGTGATGATCATCATGATCGTCATGCCCGTGCGCACCATCATCTGCGGTTGCTAATTTCGTGAAAGCGTCATTGAGAGGCGTGAATAAATTCACGGCTCCACCAATAATCGCACCAATAAGTGGTGCAAAAACAACAACTACTGCAGCAAATGTTTGCCAGCTCATGCCCCGGTCTCCTTACCCGCTCAACCGCGCATCATGTTCACGTCATCCACGGCAATTTGGCCGCGGTTACGGAAGTAAACAACGAGGATAGCCAAACCTACGGCGGCCTCCGCTGCTGCAACCGTCAAGACGAGCATGGCGAATACCTGACCAGTGATAGTTCCGTTAAAAACAGAAAACGCTGCCAGATTTATGTTAACAGACAACAGGATGAGTTCGATTGCCATCAAGATGACAATGATATTCTTCCGGTTTACGAATATCCCAAAAACACCAATGGTGAATAGAGCTGCCGATAAGGCCAGAAAGTGTCCTAATGTTAGGTCCATTTGAGCCTCCTACTAATCCTGTTCAGGGTGAACATTAATACCCTGACCTGGATTGACTTTAATTAGTTCTACCGCTTCTTCGCGACGACGTGCTGTTTGCTCTTCTACTTTCTGGCGTTTCACATCAGGTCTATGACGCAAAGTCAGAACAATCGCTCCAATCATCGCAACCAGAAGGACAATCCCTGCCATTTGAAAGAGAAGTAAATAATCTGTGTACAAGACATTTGAGAGCGCTTCTGCATTCGTATCAGCGCCTGGTGAAGGATCGAAATTACGCCCTTCAACAGAGTTTGCAGACGCTGCAACAACTCCGATTTCTGCGAGCAGTGCTAGTGCAACCAATCCACCAACGACAAAATAATCTGCAAAGCCTTTTCGCATTTCAGCAAAATCGACGTCCAACATCATAACAACGAACAAGAACAGAACTGCCACCGCCCCGACATAGACAACGATGAGTAGCATAGCCAGGAATTCAGCACCGATCAGAACAAGCAAACCTGCCGCCGTAAAAAACGATAGGATCAACCACAATACTGAATGAACAGGATTGCGTGATGCAATGACAGATATAGCCGAAATGAGAACGACTGTTGAGAGTATATAAAAAGCGATCAGCTGCACGCGCCCGCCTCGTCTTTCTTCTTGCTTCAGCAACTAATATCAGTTGCCAATCAGCTAGTTGCCTAGCGGTTCATAGTTTCACTCACACCTAACGGTAACGAGCATCCAGTTCTAAATTCTTAGCGATCTGTCTTTCCCAACGGTCACCGTTAGAAAGCAAACGATCCTTGTCGTAAAACAATTCTTCTCGAGTTTCTGTGGAGAACTCAAAATTAGGTCCCTCCACAATTGCATCAACGGGACAAGCCTCTTGGCAAAATCCACAATAGATACATTTCGTCATATCAATATCGTAACGAGTCGTCCTACGTGATCCATCAGAACGCGGCTCAGCTTCAATAGTAATCGCTTGAGCAGGGCACACCGCTTCACATAATTTACATGCAATACAACGCTCTTCACCATTAGCGTAACGACGCAATGCATGTTCACCACGAAAACGCGGACTCAACGGTCCTTTTTCAAATGGATAATTCACCGTTGCTTTTCGCGTAAACATATAGCGAAGAGCGAGTCCAAGAGCTGACACGATATCAGAAAGCATTGCGCCTTTAATAGCTTGGGATATTCGAGACATTGAAATCTATCCTTTCTGAACTACGCGACTGCGCCGTTTTTAACGAAAACCACGTAAGCAGAAACTGCGATTACGGCGATAAGTGATGTTGGGAGGAATATTTTCCAACCAAGGCGCATCAACTGGTCATATCTGTAGCGTGGAACAATTGCCCGAACGATAGCAAATAGGAAAAACAAGAATGTGATTTTGACCATAAATGCAATGCAGTAAATGCCGCTAGACAGCCAAGAAGGCATTGCATCAGGTAAAGACAAAAATGGCAAATGCCATCCACCCAAAAACAGAACAGTCATCAACGCGCACATCAACACGATAGCTACCTGCTCAGCGAGGTAATAAAGCAAAAATGGTGTCGAGGAATATTCAACCTGATACCCAGCCACCAATTCTGACTCAGCTTCTGGAAGATCAAATGGAGCACGGTTGGTTTCCGCAAGTGCGGATACAAAGAAGATCACAAACATTGGGAACATAATCACCAACATTGGAAGATGACCTCCTCCAAAGATGTTCCAGTTCCAGAAACCACCTGATTGAGCTGCGACGATAGTGGAAAGATTCATTGAACCAGCCAACATCAACACTGTGACAATCACAAATCCTATAGACACTTCATAAGAAACCATCTGAGCGGCTGATCGAAGTGCACCAAGAAATGGATATTTCGAGTTAGACGCCCACCCGCCCATGATGATCCCATAAACACCAAGAGATGACATGGCGAACAGATAGATCACTCCAACATTTAGGTCAGCATTCACCCAACCCGGCGCAACAGGAATAACGGCCCAAGCCATCAAAGCTGTTACAGTTGAAATAATAGGCGCGAGAATAAAGACAGTTTTGTTCGCACCGGCAGGAATAATAATTTCTTTTAAAAGAAACTTTCCAAAATCAGCAAACGACTGAAGCAAACCAAAAGGACCAACTACGTTTGGACCTTTTCTCAGCATAGACGCGGCAAGCACTTTGCGGTCCATCCACAAAAGCATCGCAATTGCCAGCAGCAATACGACCATAAATGCCAAAACTTGCGCTGCGGCCAATGCCACCGCTAACCAAGGATTGTTATTCGTCCATTGCAGAAAGAGTTCCATATTCTTTTCCTATTCTGCAGCTGTTGCAACTGATTGCGCAGCAAGCTCGGCACATTCGGCCATGGTTTTAGACGCCCGTGCGATAGAGTTTGTCAGGTGAAATGCGCCAATAGCAGCGGCAAAACTTGCATCGGCAACTTCTCCAGCTTTACCGTAAGGCGGCGCAACACTTTCTTCTGTCGTAAGGGGGGCATAATCCATCCCTTTGAAAACTGGCAACGTCTCGTTCAAATCAGCGCGGAGTGCTGTCAGGCTATCATAAGGCAATGGTTTATCTAATTTTGCAGACAACGCGCGGAAGATTGACCAATCCTCACGTGATTCACCTTTAAGACCAACAGCTCTCTGAGTGCGCTGAACACGTCCTTCAGTGTTTACATAAGTTGCAGATTTTTCAGTGTAGGTAGCAGACGGCAAGATGACATCTGC encodes the following:
- the nuoL gene encoding NADH-quinone oxidoreductase subunit L is translated as MSWQTFAAVVVVFAPLIGAIIGGAVNLFTPLNDAFTKLATADDGAHGHDDHDDHHGHASIPANRAKLDKLAMIVTTGLVVMAALCAASLFFAQFFAASSGVADTQSVLIARWIDVGAMQANWAIRIDTMSIVMMFVVTSVSSLVHIYSWGYMSHDMGRARFFTYLSLFTFMMLMLITADNFLQLFFGWEGVGLASYLLIGFWYHKPSANAASIKAFVTNRVGDVGFALGIMTVFLVFGTVEFAPVFEAIKTNATVTPFAFGEAGHAQDVVISVLGVTAPAMEIIGVLLFIGAMGKSAQLLLHVWLPDAMEGPTPVSALIHAATMVTAGVVLVVLCSPIYEFTTYASAMITFIGAATAIFAATVALMQNDIKRVIAYSTCSQLGYMFFAAGVGAYDAAMFHLFTHAFFKAMLFLTAGAVIHGLADEQDMRKMGGLRAKMPIAWLMMLIGTLAITGVGIPGTHIGFAGFFSKDAILEEAFLSGGMYAQFAFWAGIVAALLTSFYSWRLMIMTFHGKTRANKHDFDHAHDAPLVMGMPLYLLAGGAVLAGVVFYSAFIGDLTKVNKDFWGSSIYKAEIAETSHDGEDGHAPVTEHVVAANSHGEENHGDDHAEASGHAAADADHGDGHHGIHPPTWVLWAPFCAWMSGLVLAIIFYGFVPHIPRSMGERSGPMHAFLSNKWYFDEIYDFVFVKGSKALGDFFWKIIDMKIIDGLGPNGISNLTKASAGGLSRLHTGYLYHYAFIILIAAVVFGAVALSGQSGAN
- the nuoK gene encoding NADH-quinone oxidoreductase subunit NuoK, with the translated sequence MDLTLGHFLALSAALFTIGVFGIFVNRKNIIVILMAIELILLSVNINLAAFSVFNGTITGQVFAMLVLTVAAAEAAVGLAILVVYFRNRGQIAVDDVNMMRG
- a CDS encoding NADH-quinone oxidoreductase subunit J, producing the protein MQLIAFYILSTVVLISAISVIASRNPVHSVLWLILSFFTAAGLLVLIGAEFLAMLLIVVYVGAVAVLFLFVVMMLDVDFAEMRKGFADYFVVGGLVALALLAEIGVVAASANSVEGRNFDPSPGADTNAEALSNVLYTDYLLLFQMAGIVLLVAMIGAIVLTLRHRPDVKRQKVEEQTARRREEAVELIKVNPGQGINVHPEQD
- the nuoI gene encoding NADH-quinone oxidoreductase subunit NuoI, whose protein sequence is MSRISQAIKGAMLSDIVSALGLALRYMFTRKATVNYPFEKGPLSPRFRGEHALRRYANGEERCIACKLCEAVCPAQAITIEAEPRSDGSRRTTRYDIDMTKCIYCGFCQEACPVDAIVEGPNFEFSTETREELFYDKDRLLSNGDRWERQIAKNLELDARYR
- the nuoH gene encoding NADH-quinone oxidoreductase subunit NuoH — its product is MELFLQWTNNNPWLAVALAAAQVLAFMVVLLLAIAMLLWMDRKVLAASMLRKGPNVVGPFGLLQSFADFGKFLLKEIIIPAGANKTVFILAPIISTVTALMAWAVIPVAPGWVNADLNVGVIYLFAMSSLGVYGIIMGGWASNSKYPFLGALRSAAQMVSYEVSIGFVIVTVLMLAGSMNLSTIVAAQSGGFWNWNIFGGGHLPMLVIMFPMFVIFFVSALAETNRAPFDLPEAESELVAGYQVEYSSTPFLLYYLAEQVAIVLMCALMTVLFLGGWHLPFLSLPDAMPSWLSSGIYCIAFMVKITFLFFLFAIVRAIVPRYRYDQLMRLGWKIFLPTSLIAVIAVSAYVVFVKNGAVA